DNA sequence from the Candidatus Saccharimonadia bacterium genome:
CCTTCGACTATGCGCATTTCATAAAGCTCCGTATCATCGTTTGGGCACAACTTAATTTCCGGTCCGCGCGACTCACCGATCGCGCCGTCACGCGCACGCAAGGTCAGGTAGCCTTGCACGAACCCACATTTCGGACACATCCAAGTGCTCATGCCGGCATGTCCGGAACCTTGTGAATCGGCCAAGCGTCCATAAGCTCGGCTTGCCGGCGAGCAGCCTCGACGATGTTCGGCGCCGCGCCCTTGGCTTCCGCCTCGTTCGCCCAAAAACGAACTGTCCGCGCGGCGACCGCATCGGAACCACGGACCAGGAAAACGGGTTCATCGTCCGGTATGAGCCCGGCCGGATCTTGAATGCGGTCATAGTCTGGGCGCGCGTGTTTCATCAGTTCCTCACTAACCAAAAAGTCAAAGACTTCGAACCCTCAATCATGTCCCGGATCTGCCAATGATCCGAAATTGTCGCGAGCTTATCGCGCCACCATTCCAGACCTTGAACAATCAGATGCGCGTTTCGCCCATCGGGAAGCTGTTGCTTCGCCGGCTTCGTCGCGATGTGCAAATAAATTCCCATCTGTGCAAGCTCGGCTATATGCCGGAGAACATTATATAAAAGCTCCGGTTCGATATGCTCTAGAACATCCGTGCAAATCACAAGGTCCGCAGGCTCCGGCATATCTGAAAATTCAATAACACCAGGATCATAACACCGAATATTCAAATCCGGATAATGTTCAATTAAAGTCGCTTGTCCGCAACCATAATCAATTATCGACATTTGTCCGCCTTCATCACCAAGCGAACTCATAAATTCAATAATGTCATTACCGTACTTATAACCTTTGTTTCCCCATGGCATCGACTGATGCATTTCATGTAGTAGTTCGCAATAACCAGGGGAAACCAGGTCGTCATAACGAAACGGTTTAGGCATTATCTCATATCCTTAAGCAGCCAACGGGTACACTTAGAAGATTTGTCAGGTATTTGTTCGACGATCTCCAGACCCATTTTCTTAAGTTGTTCTAATCCGTCGGTATTTGTCCGTATATCCGTAATTACAAAACCA
Encoded proteins:
- a CDS encoding class I SAM-dependent methyltransferase — protein: MPKPFRYDDLVSPGYCELLHEMHQSMPWGNKGYKYGNDIIEFMSSLGDEGGQMSIIDYGCGQATLIEHYPDLNIRCYDPGVIEFSDMPEPADLVICTDVLEHIEPELLYNVLRHIAELAQMGIYLHIATKPAKQQLPDGRNAHLIVQGLEWWRDKLATISDHWQIRDMIEGSKSLTFWLVRN